A genomic segment from Lineus longissimus chromosome 15, tnLinLong1.2, whole genome shotgun sequence encodes:
- the LOC135499645 gene encoding uncharacterized protein LOC135499645 codes for MVNRCVLFGCSATADASSALSTHSFPKKPAIRRQWVKFVQTTRADFVDPKPTNTSAVVCSKHFTDDCFEVPLSFAQNESGFQKKCRRLKKDAVPTIPSKNLPMKRVSSEMEFNSNLISDDIGSSDPFSNFENGSDEPRPSTSSGAVGGRSAYKKRERKRLLLQVLDDSKPAATDEQQDSPNEPNPDLDVSSSLPEAEVESPLMVTPISLPRLEAFTPVIPRSEPRSRGRPKKQTTVRSKATECNIAGLPPLTLLPPKDAQVPDVPDESVDIQGNLPSPAKLIPYTMPADVSWGVEKSESGESFFDDPYDVDWEPEEEKIQDLTIDDDGGGEEAKGKKYVVYEKELLDLFSICRICCVRGATAKISTRNGTSITIEQDCLSCDGTNHWTSQPKEGPIADGNISLSAAILFAGALPTKALRVLDFWGVQIYTKDTYFTRQKKYLHGAIRNVWGKQSEENLAALETDASFAGDARMDSMGHCAKYGSYSLHDTRRNVLIFTELVQSTEVKSSYHMEIEGLKRCLSKVEAAKPDLTPSLTTDGHLQIQKWLRETKPNVTHYLDVWHVAKNLQKKLTALAAMKKFAQVSRWIRGILHHLYWCAATSDGDPDMLEAKWSSIGNHLADIHNHRNRIFPKCLQYCERLV; via the exons ATGGTGAATAGATGTGTTTTGTTCGGCTGTAGTGCCACGGCCGATGCATCCAGTGCTCTTTCGACGCATTCATTCCCGAAAAAACCAGCAATTCGACGTCAGTGGGTGAAGTTtgtacaaacaacgagagcGGACTTCGTGGATCCGAAACCGACCAACACTTCGGCCGTAGTGTGCTCAAAACACTTCACTGACGATTGTTTTGAAGTACCATTATCGTTTGCCCAGAACGAAAGTGGGTTTCAGAAGAA GTGCCGAAGATTGAAGAAAGATGCAGTGCCTACCATACCTTCTAAGAACCTTCCCATGAAGCGTGTATCATCAGAGATGGAGTTCAACTCGAACTTGATCTCTGATGATATAGGTTCATCAGACCCATTCTCGAACTTCGAGAATGGGTCTGATGAACCTAGGCCTAGCACAAGCAGTGGTGCTGTTGGTGGAAGATCAGCTTACAAGAAAAGAGAGAGGAAGAGG ttattATTGCAGGTACTAGATGACAGCAAGCCCGCAGCAACTGATGAGCAGCAAGATTCGCCAAATGAGCCTAACCCAGATCTGGATGTATCAAGTTCTTTACCTGAAGCTGAAGTCGAGTCACCTCTAATGGTCACACCAATATCTCTGCCACGACTAGAGGCATTTACTCCAGTCATTCCGAGATCTGAGCCAAGATCAAGAG GACGCCCTAAAAAGCAGACAACTGTAAGATCAAAAGCAACTGAGTGCAACATAGCTGGACTGCCTCCATTGACTCTGTTGCCTCCCAAAGATGCCcaagtaccagatgtaccagatgaaAGTGTAGACATCCAGGGGAATTTGCCGTCTCCAGCCAAGTTGATTCCATATACCATGCCAGCGGATGTATCTTGGGGAGTGGAGAAATCTGAAAGTGGGGAGAGCTTCTTTGATGATCCCTATGATGTTGATTGGGAACCAGAAGAGGAGAAGATTCAAGATTT GACAATAGATGATGATGGTGGAGGTGAAGAAGCCAAGGGCAAAAAGTATGTTGTATATGAAAAGGAACTCCTCGATCTGTTCTCAATATGCCGTATTTGTTGTGTGCGTGGGGCAACTGCAAAGATATCGACAAGAAATGGGACTTCTATAACAATCGAACAAGACTGCCTATCCTGTGATGGTACGAATCATTGGACAAGTCAACCAAAAGAAGGACCTATCGCAGATGGCAATATTTCCCTGtcggctgccatcttgtttgCTGGTGCGCTCCCAACCAAGGCCCTACGTGTACTTGACTTCTGGGGTGTCCAAATCTACACGAAGGACACATACTTCACTCGCCAGAAGAAGTATCTCCACGGAGCAATCAGGAATGTATGGGGGAAGCAGAGTGAAGAAAACTTGGCAGCCCTAGAAACTGATGCCTCATTCGCCGGAGATGCTCGAATGGATTCGATGGGGCATTGTGCCAAGTACGGCTCGTATAGTCTTCACGACACAAGAAGGAATGTCTTGATTTTCACAGAACTTGTTCAG AGTACAGAGGTCAAGTCCAGCTACCACATGGAGATCGAGGGTTTGAAGAGGTGCCTGAGTAAAGTTGAAGCGGCCAAGCCAGACTTGACACCATCTTTGACAACTGATGGACACCTTCAGATACAGAAGTGGTTGAGGGAGACGAAGCCAAATGTGACTCATTACCTCGATGTATGGCATGTCGCAAAAA ATCTTCAGAAGAAGCTGACAGCCTTAGCCGCCATGAAGAAGTTTGCCCAGGTTTCAAGGTGGATTCGAGGCATCCTGCATCACTTATACTGGTGTGCGGCTACAAGTGATGGAGATCCAGATATGCTGGAGGCAAAATGGTCTTCAATTGGCAATCATTTGGCGGACATCCACAATCATCGCAACCGTATCTTTCCGAAATGTTTGCAGTATTGTGAGAGATTGGTTTAA